Proteins encoded within one genomic window of Pedobacter africanus:
- the ligA gene encoding NAD-dependent DNA ligase LigA, with protein sequence MSVSEIKDKMNALVEELNQHSYNYYVLAMPTIADYTFDQKLAELAELELAYPEFADPNSPTQKVGGDITKTFTTVPHKWPMLSLGNTYNEQDLRDFDERIKKAIGENFEYVCELKFDGLSISLTYEGSKLVRAVTRGDGAKGDDVTTNVKTIHTIPHHLKADDIPPLFEIRGEIFMHRAAFERLNREREELGEIPYANPRNFAAGTIKMQDSKEVARRPLDCFLYSLNTDKNYFKTHWESLLGLKKWGFHISEHTKLTNNIEEVLDFIKFWEDERFKLSYDIDGIVIKVNSYAQQQELGFTAKSPRWAISYKYKAEEVETILEKVTYQVGRTGAVTPVANLKPVQLAGTTVKRATLHNANEIERLDLHEGDSVFVEKGGEIIPKIINVNLDKRKADAVKVIYPNACPECGTSLIRKEGEVAFYCPNDEACPPQIVGKIQHFIGRKAMNIDGLGDETIETFYQRGLVAHISDLYTLHEKAEQLKKLERFGEKSIENMLKGIELSKQMPFEKVLFGLGIRYVGETVAKKLAFGIKNIDNLATASLEELTGIDEIGHRIAESIIEYFSKTEHIQQINLLKSYNLQFEAVETQITLQSDKLTGKTFVISGVFENYSREELKNMIESNGGKILSGISAKLNYLVAGDNMGPSKLEKAKKLNVPLISQEDLLELLK encoded by the coding sequence ATGTCAGTATCTGAAATAAAAGACAAAATGAATGCCCTGGTTGAGGAGCTTAACCAGCACAGTTACAACTACTATGTTTTGGCAATGCCGACCATTGCAGACTACACTTTTGATCAGAAGTTAGCAGAACTTGCAGAGCTGGAACTGGCATATCCTGAATTTGCCGACCCGAATTCACCTACCCAAAAAGTTGGCGGCGACATCACCAAGACCTTCACCACTGTACCCCATAAGTGGCCAATGCTGTCGCTGGGCAATACCTACAATGAACAGGACCTCCGCGACTTTGATGAGCGCATAAAAAAAGCAATAGGCGAAAACTTTGAATACGTTTGTGAACTGAAGTTTGATGGACTATCTATAAGCCTTACCTATGAAGGCTCAAAACTGGTAAGGGCAGTAACCCGTGGAGACGGTGCAAAAGGGGATGATGTCACTACTAATGTTAAAACGATACATACCATTCCGCATCACCTGAAAGCAGACGATATCCCCCCGCTGTTTGAAATAAGGGGAGAAATTTTTATGCACCGCGCAGCTTTTGAACGCCTGAACAGGGAACGCGAAGAGCTGGGAGAAATACCATACGCCAACCCAAGAAACTTTGCCGCGGGAACAATAAAGATGCAGGATTCAAAGGAAGTAGCCAGACGCCCGCTGGATTGTTTCCTGTATTCCTTAAATACCGACAAAAACTATTTTAAAACACACTGGGAAAGCCTGCTGGGTCTAAAAAAATGGGGCTTTCATATTTCTGAGCACACTAAGCTCACCAACAACATTGAAGAGGTATTGGACTTCATCAAATTCTGGGAAGATGAGCGCTTTAAATTGTCTTATGACATAGATGGGATTGTAATTAAAGTGAATAGTTATGCACAACAGCAGGAACTGGGTTTTACAGCAAAATCTCCACGCTGGGCCATTTCCTATAAATATAAAGCAGAGGAAGTTGAAACCATACTTGAAAAAGTAACCTACCAGGTAGGGCGTACCGGAGCTGTTACACCGGTAGCGAATCTGAAACCCGTTCAACTTGCAGGTACTACAGTCAAAAGGGCAACCCTGCACAATGCCAACGAAATTGAAAGACTGGACCTGCATGAAGGCGATAGTGTATTTGTTGAAAAAGGGGGCGAGATCATCCCTAAAATCATCAATGTAAACCTGGATAAACGTAAGGCTGATGCCGTTAAAGTAATTTATCCTAATGCCTGTCCTGAATGTGGAACCTCACTGATCAGGAAAGAAGGTGAAGTGGCCTTTTATTGTCCGAATGACGAAGCCTGCCCTCCCCAGATCGTGGGAAAAATTCAGCATTTCATCGGCAGAAAAGCAATGAATATTGACGGCCTGGGCGATGAAACCATAGAAACGTTCTATCAGCGGGGCCTTGTAGCCCACATCAGCGACCTCTATACCTTGCATGAGAAAGCCGAGCAACTGAAAAAGCTGGAACGTTTTGGTGAAAAATCTATTGAAAACATGCTCAAAGGGATCGAGCTTTCCAAACAAATGCCATTTGAAAAGGTACTGTTTGGCCTTGGTATCAGGTATGTCGGTGAAACTGTTGCCAAAAAACTGGCATTTGGCATCAAAAACATAGACAACCTGGCGACTGCAAGCCTTGAAGAACTCACCGGCATAGACGAAATTGGTCATCGTATAGCAGAAAGCATCATTGAATATTTCAGCAAAACTGAACATATACAGCAAATTAACCTGCTAAAATCCTATAATTTACAGTTTGAAGCAGTAGAAACGCAAATTACATTACAAAGTGATAAGTTAACTGGAAAAACATTCGTAATTTCGGGCGTTTTTGAGAATTACAGCAGAGAAGAGCTCAAAAATATGATAGAAAGTAATGGTGGTAAGATTTTAAGTGGAATCTCTGCAAAACTTAATTATCTTGTAGCCGGAGATAATATGGGCCCATCTAAACTCGAAAAAGCTAAAAAGTTAAATGTCCCGCTTATTTCGCAGGAAGATTTATTAGAGCTATTGAAGTAA
- a CDS encoding LuxE/PaaK family acyltransferase: MTDLTQQIFSISNTLEFEQACLAVFKHQAFNCPVYAAYIHHLGIQPEDINTLTRIPYLPISFFKTQPVLSSGDKPEIIFSSSGTTGMVQSQHLVTDVSLYEQSFNKAFEQFYGKIENTCLLALLPSYLEREGSSLIYMVDALLKQSKHPDSGYFLHNHKDLYNKLQKLKAAGQKTILIGVTYALLDFIEKYKVDFPELIVMETGGMKGKRREMVREELHQLLTAGFGVSNIHSEYGMTELLSQAYSYGNGVFNCPPWMKIGLRDTNDPLSPAPDNKTGGINIIDLANLNSCSFIATQDLGRVFQDGSFEILGRFDNADIRGCNLLVG; this comes from the coding sequence GTGACCGATCTGACCCAGCAAATCTTTTCCATCAGCAATACCCTTGAATTTGAACAGGCCTGCCTTGCTGTTTTTAAGCACCAGGCTTTCAACTGCCCGGTTTATGCTGCTTATATACACCACCTGGGCATACAGCCCGAGGATATCAATACCCTTACCCGCATTCCTTATCTGCCTATAAGTTTTTTCAAAACGCAGCCCGTGCTCAGCTCAGGAGACAAGCCTGAAATCATATTCAGCAGCTCAGGAACAACAGGCATGGTGCAAAGTCAGCACCTGGTGACGGATGTAAGCCTTTATGAGCAAAGCTTCAATAAAGCATTTGAACAGTTTTACGGAAAAATAGAAAACACCTGTCTGCTTGCATTGCTCCCCTCTTACCTGGAACGGGAGGGATCATCGCTCATTTATATGGTTGATGCCCTATTGAAGCAAAGCAAACATCCCGATAGCGGTTATTTTTTACACAATCACAAAGACTTATACAATAAGCTTCAAAAGCTTAAGGCAGCTGGCCAAAAGACCATTCTGATTGGTGTTACCTATGCTTTACTTGATTTTATAGAAAAATACAAGGTAGACTTTCCTGAATTGATTGTAATGGAAACCGGGGGAATGAAAGGTAAGAGAAGAGAAATGGTGCGCGAAGAGCTGCACCAATTGTTAACAGCTGGTTTTGGTGTCAGCAACATTCATAGTGAATATGGCATGACAGAACTTCTTTCACAAGCTTATTCTTACGGAAATGGCGTATTCAACTGTCCGCCCTGGATGAAAATCGGTCTGCGTGACACGAACGATCCTTTAAGCCCTGCTCCTGACAACAAAACAGGCGGCATCAACATCATAGACCTGGCCAATCTGAACTCCTGCTCATTTATCGCCACGCAAGACCTGGGACGGGTATTTCAGGATGGTTCTTTTGAAATCCTGGGGCGTTTTGACAATGCCGACATCAGGGGCTGTAACCTGTTGGTAGGCTAA
- the tyrS gene encoding tyrosine--tRNA ligase: protein MTNFVEELRWRGMLQDIMPGTEEKLNEGMTSGYIGFDPTADSLHIGHLTQIMTLIHFQRAGHKPYALVGGATGMVGDPSGKSDERNLQTEEIIDVYLAGMKRQLAKFLDFEEGGNGAVMVNNADWFKDMNLFTFIRDIGKHITVNYMMAKDSVKRRLEGDSGLSFTEFCYQLIQGYDFYYLWKNKNCMVQMGGSDQWGNIVTGTELIRRKDAGTAFAITTQLIKKADGTKFGKTESGAVWLDPEKTSPYKFYQFWLNASDEDTKKWIRIFTLKTQQEIEALEVAHDAAPHLRVLQKALAEDITIRTHSAEALETAVKTSEFLFGNGSLEFFKTLSEAQVLEIFEGIPQFRISKAELAEGIDAATLLAEKSGVFGSKGEAKKLIQGGGVSINKEKLKEPSDRLAIDDLLNDQFIIVQKGKKNYYLLIAG, encoded by the coding sequence ATGACCAATTTTGTTGAAGAGCTACGCTGGAGAGGCATGTTACAGGATATAATGCCTGGCACCGAGGAGAAATTAAATGAAGGAATGACTTCGGGGTATATCGGTTTTGACCCCACTGCAGATTCATTGCATATTGGTCATCTTACCCAGATCATGACCCTTATCCACTTCCAGCGGGCCGGACATAAACCCTATGCTTTAGTAGGCGGGGCCACTGGTATGGTGGGCGACCCTTCAGGGAAATCGGACGAACGTAATCTTCAGACCGAAGAGATCATTGATGTTTACCTTGCGGGAATGAAACGCCAGCTCGCCAAGTTCCTGGATTTTGAAGAAGGGGGCAACGGTGCGGTGATGGTTAACAATGCCGACTGGTTTAAGGACATGAACCTGTTTACCTTTATCAGGGATATCGGCAAGCACATTACTGTGAACTACATGATGGCTAAAGATAGCGTCAAAAGGCGTTTAGAAGGCGATTCAGGCCTTTCCTTTACAGAATTCTGCTATCAGCTTATCCAGGGATATGATTTTTACTATTTGTGGAAGAACAAGAACTGCATGGTTCAGATGGGCGGCTCAGACCAGTGGGGGAATATTGTTACCGGAACAGAACTGATCCGTCGTAAGGATGCCGGGACAGCCTTTGCCATTACCACCCAACTGATAAAAAAAGCGGATGGGACCAAGTTCGGGAAAACAGAAAGCGGTGCAGTATGGCTGGATCCTGAAAAAACCTCTCCCTATAAGTTTTACCAGTTCTGGTTAAATGCATCAGATGAGGATACCAAGAAATGGATCAGAATATTTACGCTGAAAACTCAGCAGGAAATTGAAGCGCTCGAGGTGGCGCACGATGCTGCTCCACACCTGCGTGTGTTGCAAAAAGCCCTCGCAGAAGATATTACGATCAGGACGCATTCTGCTGAGGCGCTTGAAACTGCAGTGAAGACCTCAGAATTCCTGTTTGGAAATGGTTCTCTGGAATTTTTTAAAACACTATCTGAAGCCCAGGTACTTGAAATATTTGAAGGCATACCACAATTCCGGATTTCGAAGGCCGAGCTTGCTGAAGGAATAGACGCTGCAACTTTGCTGGCCGAAAAATCAGGTGTATTCGGATCAAAAGGAGAAGCGAAAAAATTGATCCAGGGCGGGGGTGTATCCATAAATAAAGAAAAACTGAAGGAGCCTTCAGATAGACTGGCCATAGATGATCTTTTAAACGATCAGTTTATTATCGTGCAGAAAGGGAAGAAAAATTATTACCTTTTAATCGCAGGCTAA
- a CDS encoding TonB-dependent receptor, whose product MRKMFTKAIFALLLCIVGLSAHAQSVLVSGLVTDKLTKQPIPGVGITVKGTTSGTATDANGRYSFSTSQKAPFTLVISFVGYTSVEREITGNTNGITTELEPTAILGQEVVISASRTPERILESPVTIERIGASAIKELPGASFYDAITNLKGVEASTQSLTFKSINTRGFNSNGNTRFNQFIDGMDNQAPGLNFSVGNIIGLSELDVDNVELLPGASSALYGAGGINGTLLMTSKNPFKYPGASFQFKTGVNHVNDDNSAVQQFNQLDVRVAKAWNRFGFKATFSYLQAKDWYGSDARNFDRINNTVIPGDRLSDPNYDGVNVYGDEVSQNMRNLVQGSIEPAVRAGILAASGGAFNPKTVLDNVPAGASYATYLSTINGLPIPAALKQAASTQYLPFYFGLKNPSVLPNQAISRDGYDEVNLVDYNTKSLKTSGSLNYKITSTIEAIAQLTWGSGTSVYTGTDRYSLRNFSIGQYKLELKGEDFFLRGYTTQERSGDSYISSILGVSINEVSSPNSTWFPAYIGNYIGARLANQTPEASHGIARTAANKTGRGRFLPGSAEFENAKRQIMNTNISATSINATDPSKSVYGARFDDKSNLYHYEGMYNFTNVLNNVVEFQVGASSRLYQLRSGGTIFDDIGKDLNINEYGAFAQLGKKLFNEKFKLTLAGRYDKSTNFEGRFTPRVTGVLTVAQNNNIRVSYQTGYRNPTTQNQYIDLSVLGGATRLIGGLPGSIEKYELYSRPGVLRKNYIAYLASAAASPTNTGDASLLVPYTFDPKGLRPESVKSYELGYKGLISKQLLVDAYGYYNTYKDFITAVTLFRDGSTFSIPVNAEGNVDTYGAALGLDYLLGKYTLSGNVSYNEIGDLPNDYDNDFNTPKIRYNLGLANREIIKNLGFNVQYRWQDKYYWFSSFAAGNVPAFSTFDAQVNLKIPSVNSMVKIGGANILNKYYVTSFGNPAVGALYYIAYTFNP is encoded by the coding sequence ATGAGGAAAATGTTTACAAAAGCGATTTTTGCACTGTTGCTATGTATTGTCGGATTATCGGCGCATGCGCAAAGTGTTTTGGTTAGCGGTCTCGTTACAGACAAGCTAACCAAACAGCCAATACCAGGTGTTGGGATCACAGTAAAAGGCACTACCAGTGGCACTGCGACAGATGCAAATGGCAGGTATTCATTTAGTACAAGTCAGAAAGCTCCTTTTACCCTTGTTATTTCCTTTGTAGGATATACCTCGGTTGAGCGGGAAATTACCGGAAATACGAATGGTATAACCACAGAACTTGAGCCTACAGCTATTTTAGGGCAGGAGGTGGTTATTTCAGCTTCAAGAACGCCGGAACGTATCCTGGAGTCGCCGGTGACCATTGAAAGAATAGGTGCTTCAGCAATCAAGGAATTGCCGGGCGCATCTTTTTACGATGCGATTACCAATCTGAAAGGTGTAGAGGCAAGCACCCAAAGCTTAACGTTTAAATCTATCAATACGCGCGGTTTTAATTCTAACGGGAATACCCGTTTTAATCAGTTTATTGATGGAATGGATAACCAGGCACCGGGGCTAAACTTTTCTGTAGGCAATATTATCGGTCTGTCAGAACTGGATGTCGATAATGTGGAGTTACTTCCGGGTGCGTCATCTGCACTATATGGTGCGGGAGGTATTAATGGTACTTTGTTGATGACCTCAAAAAATCCCTTTAAGTATCCTGGTGCAAGTTTCCAGTTTAAAACTGGCGTAAATCACGTGAACGATGACAATTCGGCGGTTCAGCAGTTTAACCAGTTGGATGTACGTGTGGCAAAAGCCTGGAACAGGTTTGGTTTTAAAGCGACGTTTTCTTATTTACAGGCTAAAGACTGGTATGGAAGTGATGCAAGAAATTTCGACAGGATCAACAATACGGTAATCCCTGGGGACAGGCTTTCAGATCCTAATTATGATGGGGTAAATGTTTATGGGGATGAGGTAAGCCAGAACATGCGAAACCTGGTACAAGGCAGTATTGAGCCTGCTGTAAGAGCTGGAATTCTGGCAGCTTCGGGCGGTGCTTTTAACCCTAAAACAGTGCTGGACAATGTTCCTGCGGGAGCAAGTTATGCAACCTACCTGAGTACCATAAACGGGCTTCCGATTCCTGCAGCATTAAAGCAGGCCGCAAGTACCCAGTATCTTCCCTTTTATTTTGGGTTGAAAAATCCATCTGTTCTCCCTAATCAGGCCATTTCGAGAGATGGCTATGATGAAGTTAACCTGGTAGATTACAATACGAAATCATTGAAAACCTCGGGCTCACTTAATTACAAGATCACCAGTACAATCGAAGCAATTGCGCAGTTGACCTGGGGTAGTGGTACTTCTGTTTATACGGGTACAGACAGGTACTCATTGCGTAATTTCAGTATTGGTCAATATAAGCTGGAGTTAAAAGGAGAGGACTTCTTCTTAAGGGGTTATACCACTCAGGAACGATCGGGTGATTCTTATATTTCTTCAATTTTAGGGGTTTCTATTAACGAAGTTTCGAGTCCGAACAGTACCTGGTTTCCAGCGTATATCGGAAATTACATTGGCGCCCGTCTGGCCAATCAAACTCCGGAGGCATCTCATGGGATTGCCAGGACAGCGGCTAATAAAACCGGAAGAGGACGCTTTTTGCCAGGCTCAGCCGAGTTTGAAAATGCGAAAAGACAAATCATGAATACGAATATCAGTGCTACCTCTATTAACGCAACAGATCCTTCTAAAAGCGTTTACGGAGCTAGATTTGACGACAAGTCCAATCTGTACCACTACGAAGGAATGTACAATTTTACAAATGTTTTGAATAATGTTGTGGAATTTCAGGTTGGTGCTTCATCAAGATTGTACCAGCTACGTTCGGGAGGGACAATTTTCGACGATATTGGTAAAGACTTAAACATCAACGAATATGGTGCTTTTGCCCAACTGGGTAAAAAGCTGTTCAATGAAAAATTTAAGTTGACTCTTGCAGGCCGTTACGACAAGAGCACAAATTTTGAAGGCAGGTTTACACCAAGGGTTACCGGCGTCCTTACCGTTGCCCAGAACAACAATATACGGGTTTCCTATCAAACAGGATATAGAAACCCTACTACTCAAAATCAGTACATCGACCTTTCTGTACTTGGCGGTGCAACAAGGCTGATAGGCGGTTTGCCGGGTAGCATTGAAAAGTATGAGTTGTATAGCAGGCCCGGTGTGCTGAGGAAGAATTATATTGCTTACCTGGCGTCAGCTGCAGCAAGCCCAACCAATACCGGTGATGCAAGTTTGCTGGTTCCCTATACATTCGATCCTAAAGGGCTTCGTCCGGAAAGTGTAAAATCGTACGAGCTGGGGTACAAAGGTTTGATCAGTAAGCAACTGTTGGTTGATGCTTATGGTTACTACAATACTTACAAGGATTTCATCACTGCCGTTACCCTTTTCAGGGATGGAAGTACTTTTAGTATTCCGGTAAATGCCGAGGGAAATGTGGATACCTATGGTGCCGCATTGGGACTGGATTATTTACTGGGCAAATATACCCTGAGCGGAAACGTGTCTTATAACGAGATTGGTGATCTTCCCAACGACTATGACAATGATTTCAATACCCCGAAAATTCGCTACAATTTAGGCCTGGCAAACAGAGAGATCATTAAAAATCTGGGTTTTAATGTTCAATACCGCTGGCAGGATAAATACTACTGGTTCTCTTCTTTTGCGGCAGGAAATGTACCTGCATTCTCTACATTTGATGCACAGGTCAACCTGAAAATCCCTTCTGTAAATTCTATGGTCAAAATAGGGGGAGCAAATATTTTGAATAAATATTATGTTACTTCTTTTGGTAACCCGGCGGTAGGTGCGCTGTATTATATTGCCTATACATTTAACCCATAA
- a CDS encoding ACP phosphodiesterase, whose amino-acid sequence MNFLSHFYFERNNPDENMVLGVVLPDFIKNAHKDYNLYPLKTRHLFQKNPQQLSILKGWEKHIDVDQRFHSSVFFQQKTNELKQLILPACEHSPVKPFFLAHIGLELTLDHLLTVNGQININTFYDQLISANKTALNDFLQSCSLNDTSVFFNFLNSFISSRYLFSYQKIENITYALNRICTRLWSNPFTDEQLRYLTLQLDAFKNNLQSDYRSIYDDIEKELKA is encoded by the coding sequence ATGAACTTCTTATCCCATTTTTATTTTGAACGAAATAATCCAGATGAAAATATGGTATTGGGAGTTGTATTGCCTGATTTCATAAAAAACGCACATAAAGACTATAATCTATATCCTTTAAAAACCAGGCATCTTTTTCAAAAAAATCCCCAACAGCTTTCTATCCTTAAGGGCTGGGAAAAACACATCGACGTAGATCAGCGCTTTCATTCTTCCGTTTTTTTCCAGCAAAAAACAAATGAGCTGAAACAATTGATATTACCAGCCTGTGAGCACAGTCCTGTTAAACCTTTCTTCTTGGCCCATATCGGGCTGGAGCTAACGCTGGATCACCTGCTGACTGTCAACGGCCAGATCAACATCAATACGTTTTACGATCAGCTTATAAGTGCTAATAAGACTGCATTAAACGACTTTCTTCAGTCCTGCTCACTAAACGACACCTCGGTTTTCTTTAACTTCTTAAACAGCTTTATTTCCAGCCGCTACCTTTTCAGCTATCAGAAAATCGAAAACATTACCTATGCGCTGAACAGGATCTGTACGCGTTTATGGAGCAATCCCTTCACAGACGAGCAGCTGCGCTACCTGACGCTCCAGCTTGATGCATTCAAGAACAATCTCCAAAGCGATTATCGCTCAATTTATGATGATATCGAAAAAGAATTAAAAGCCTAA
- a CDS encoding penicillin acylase family protein has protein sequence MINKIKAFICILIPIVLAYALNTKFGDLPPTLKFLNPFTGFWQNAESTSIKTDKKITLKGTHQNVDIAFDDRMIPHVFAQNDYDVYFAQGYVTAMHRLWQMDFQTRFAAGRISEVVGKKAIELDKYQRRMGMVFGAENSLEGMMADPKSKEMILAYTAGINAYIHSLSRSQLPIEYKILDFKPEDWTPIKCALLLKQMSAVLAMGSDEFYMTNIRNKFGTDVVKDLFPDYPFKEDPIIPVGTKWDFKPLPIPAEPPVFTDSRTANIKTKQKEEGIGSNNWALSGAKTASGHPILANDPHLDLTLPSIWYQIQLHAPGINAYGVSLPGAPGIIIGFNKDIAWGVTNVAADVLDFYQVKFKDDTHKSYWYNNAWKNTSNRMEKIVVRGEKSITDTVVYTHHGPVVYLQKTNFSKAGNIPVGNALRWIAHEKSNELKTFYLLNRGKNYNDYRKALTFFTAPAQNFVFASADNDIAITANGKFPLKWKDQGKFILDGTAASNDWQGWIPASENPTVKNPPRNFVSSANQSSTDSSYPYYINWEFSPYERGKRINDRLAAMNNATADSIINMQTDNYSIHAQNILPAILVMVDRNKLNATQKEALRIVSSWNKHYEAKSLAASVFDLWTKRIQFNIWDDEFTIADIPMRYPSRDRTVQLILHEPNAKWIDNVNTPVKESLADLINEAFKYSCDSLERKFGPIGKLWEWGNFKHTNIPHLAKIPGFGSKTLMTGGGKMTINALNESNGPSWRMVIELGKMPKGHGVFPGGQSGNPGSIFYDNMIDTWANGKLYDLFFMQSANDGNAKIISRLKISKK, from the coding sequence ATGATAAATAAAATAAAGGCTTTCATTTGCATACTCATACCCATAGTACTGGCCTATGCGCTCAATACCAAATTTGGCGATCTCCCTCCCACACTCAAATTCCTGAACCCCTTTACAGGTTTCTGGCAAAACGCAGAATCTACATCCATCAAAACCGACAAGAAAATAACCCTAAAGGGAACCCACCAAAATGTCGATATCGCATTTGATGATCGAATGATCCCGCATGTTTTTGCACAAAATGACTATGATGTTTATTTTGCACAAGGCTATGTTACCGCCATGCACCGTTTATGGCAGATGGATTTCCAAACCCGGTTTGCTGCTGGAAGGATCTCAGAAGTTGTCGGCAAAAAAGCAATTGAACTGGATAAATACCAACGCCGCATGGGTATGGTTTTCGGCGCAGAAAATTCTCTGGAAGGAATGATGGCCGATCCTAAATCTAAAGAAATGATTCTGGCCTATACCGCTGGGATCAATGCTTACATCCATTCCTTATCACGTTCACAGCTCCCGATAGAATATAAAATACTCGACTTTAAACCGGAAGACTGGACGCCCATTAAATGCGCTTTACTGCTAAAACAAATGTCGGCAGTGCTGGCCATGGGCTCCGACGAATTTTACATGACCAACATCAGGAATAAATTTGGCACTGATGTGGTTAAAGATCTTTTTCCCGATTACCCCTTCAAAGAAGATCCGATTATACCTGTAGGTACAAAATGGGATTTCAAGCCGCTGCCCATACCAGCCGAACCTCCTGTTTTTACTGATTCCAGAACAGCCAATATAAAAACAAAGCAGAAGGAAGAGGGCATTGGCAGTAACAACTGGGCCTTGTCTGGGGCAAAAACAGCCTCAGGCCATCCGATACTGGCAAACGACCCGCACCTTGACCTTACACTTCCATCTATCTGGTACCAGATCCAGTTACATGCCCCAGGAATAAATGCTTATGGTGTCTCTCTTCCCGGGGCACCAGGCATTATCATTGGCTTCAACAAAGACATCGCCTGGGGGGTAACCAATGTGGCTGCGGATGTCCTTGATTTTTACCAGGTTAAATTTAAGGATGATACCCACAAAAGTTACTGGTACAACAATGCATGGAAAAATACCAGCAACCGCATGGAAAAAATCGTGGTCAGAGGGGAGAAGAGCATTACAGACACGGTTGTTTATACCCATCATGGCCCGGTAGTTTACCTCCAGAAAACCAATTTTTCCAAAGCCGGCAATATCCCTGTTGGCAACGCTTTAAGATGGATCGCCCACGAAAAGTCAAACGAATTGAAAACTTTCTATCTTTTAAACAGGGGAAAAAACTATAACGATTACCGGAAGGCGCTGACCTTTTTCACGGCACCTGCACAAAACTTTGTATTTGCATCTGCAGACAATGACATTGCAATAACTGCAAATGGGAAGTTCCCCCTGAAATGGAAAGACCAGGGTAAATTTATACTGGATGGAACGGCAGCTTCTAACGACTGGCAGGGCTGGATACCGGCATCAGAAAATCCAACTGTCAAAAACCCGCCACGCAATTTTGTAAGCTCAGCAAACCAATCTTCTACAGACTCAAGCTATCCTTACTACATCAACTGGGAATTCAGTCCTTATGAACGGGGCAAGCGCATCAACGACAGGCTTGCGGCTATGAACAATGCTACGGCCGACAGCATCATCAATATGCAGACAGACAACTACAGTATCCATGCCCAAAATATACTGCCTGCCATCCTGGTAATGGTAGACCGCAACAAACTAAACGCCACACAAAAAGAAGCGCTTCGCATCGTTTCTTCCTGGAACAAACATTATGAGGCAAAATCACTTGCGGCCAGCGTTTTTGACCTATGGACCAAGCGCATTCAATTTAACATATGGGATGATGAGTTTACTATTGCCGATATCCCAATGCGGTACCCATCCCGAGACAGGACGGTCCAGCTGATCCTGCATGAGCCAAATGCCAAATGGATAGACAATGTGAACACTCCGGTAAAAGAAAGTTTGGCCGATCTGATCAATGAAGCTTTTAAATACAGTTGCGATAGCCTGGAAAGAAAGTTTGGCCCAATCGGCAAGCTTTGGGAATGGGGCAATTTCAAGCATACCAATATACCTCACCTGGCAAAAATACCTGGATTTGGCTCTAAAACTTTGATGACAGGTGGCGGAAAAATGACCATCAACGCATTGAACGAAAGCAATGGCCCTTCCTGGAGAATGGTGATAGAACTTGGAAAAATGCCTAAAGGCCATGGCGTATTCCCAGGCGGGCAATCGGGCAATCCAGGCAGTATCTTTTACGACAACATGATCGACACCTGGGCAAATGGAAAGCTTTACGACCTGTTTTTTATGCAATCCGCTAATGATGGCAATGCCAAAATAATTTCCCGATTAAAAATATCAAAAAAATAA